ACACCTCACTCGCCGCCCGATTGGCGTTCTAGATAAGCCAATCCTTTTGCTATGACACCGTAAATCGGATCGTTTTGCGCATTTTCGATGACGACCTGAGAAGCGTACTCTCGGACGTGCTCTACGACGATCTCTCGCACGCGATCATCGTTTTGCAAAACGCCTCCCTGCATAATCATCTGAAACGGCTTGGCTTTCATTTGCAACGTATCAATGACCGCCCGAGCAGCATTGAAAAGCTCTTCGCCTGCAACCTGCAAGATAGCAACTGCCACCTTATCTCCGGCGAGTGCAGCCTGGCTGACTAGCGGCGATAGCTCTCCTACCTTCTCGACGGAATAATGCTCACTGTACGTCCAGTTAAATAACTCATCTACGCGTCCCAGTCCAACGTGCGGGAGGAGCAGCTCCTTCAATGCAGTCGGCTCGCCGCGGCCATCTGCTGCTTTTAATACCGCCATAATTGCTTGCTTACCGATCCAGTAGCCGCTGCCCTCGTCACCGACCCGATGTCCCCAGCCTCCTGCTCGCGCCGTTTCCTGTTCATCATTTACACCAAAGGCAATCGAGCCAGTGCCTGCGATAACCAGAATGCCGGGGCTGCCTCCGGTCGCACCGAGCAAGGCCGCAAACCCGTCGTTTTCCACAATCAGCTGCTGGACACGAATACCGAGCTGGTGCAGCACCTTGCTTACCATCCGCGAGATCACCTGTCGATCATACTCCGTATCCAGACCAGCGATCCCGAACACCGCGCACTCGATTTCCCATTCGATTGGTCCATCCGGGGTCGGAGTGCCGTTCATTAAAGGGGCAACTGTTTGACGAGTGACCGCATCGGCCAGAGCTTGGCTGATTGCTGCAACCAACTCACGAGCTGCCGCTTCCTCCCCGATTCCTTGATAATTGCATGAACCGGAGCGTCCTGCACCGATTTCCTTTCTGGAGCGGTCCACCAGTACCGCCAGACACTTGGTGCCCCCTCCGTCCACTGCCAGAAGAGGTATTCGCACCACTGCCATTACCCCACACTCCATTCAGCTGTCATCTGATCAAGCCCTTTCATCACATTCGCATTCGCCTGCTTTTTCTGTGTCAGCCATTCTGTTTCCTGCTGGAGTACCGCTTGGCGAACGGCGATCATGCGCTTCATTTCCTCTGGATTTGGTCCACCAGGAAGCTTGCGGATCATTACGAAATGAACGGGGTCAAGCGCCAGCCTGAGCTCTTCTGCTGTGAGCGACAGCTCCCGCCCGATTACTTCTATAGCTGCACGGTTTACCAGCTCCAAGCTGATTTGATTTGCAGCGAGCTGCTCGCTCATCGCTTCTTTTACCACACGACTCACGATGTGATGAGATTTGCGGAACGAAAGCTGATCCGTGCGCACCAATGTATCCGCGAGCTCAGTGACGGTCGCAAAGCTGCCCTTTGCCCGCTCCAAGAGGACGTCCTTGTTCACTTCCATCGTCCCCACAACACTCGCCATCAAGCGATACATCTGCTCGAGCACTCCCATGCTCCGCCACGCGTATGGCTGCATGTCATCCTCGGTATCCACGATATCGCCAAAAGGCGTATTGTGCATCATCGTAAGCACTGTCGTCGCATTGCCTGCCGCACTGGACAACAGCGAGCGCATATGTTCAAAGGAAACCGGATTGCGCTTTTGCGGCATGATGGAGCTGATCTGCACGTACGGACTTGCGACTTTTAACCCCGCGAATTCCTGTGTGCACCAGAGCAGCATATCTTGAACCGTACGCCCCAAATTAATGGCTGCTAATTGTACAGCTGTCGCTACTTCCCCTAAATAATCCGCGCCGCAGACTGCATCATAAGAATTTTCCACCAACTCATCAAATCCGAGCAATTCGCGCATCCGCTCCCGGCTGATCGCAAAGCCAGAAGTCGTCAATGCCGCTGCCCCCATGGGTGAGCGATTGACCGTGTGATAGGCTTGAATCAGTCGCTTGATATCACGGCTGAGCATGTCAGTAGCCGCCATGATGTAATGCGCCATTGTCGTTGGCTGAGCCTGCTGTGTATGTGTGTAGCCAATCATAATCGTATCCACATGCTCATTTGCAAAGAGGAGCAAATGCTCTTTCAGATAGAGGGCAGAAGTCAAGGTCACCAACAATTTTTCGCGCAGCACCATGCGGTATATGGTAATCCCCATATCGTTGCGGCTGCGGGCCAGATGCAGATTTCCTGCCACATCAGGAGCCAGTTCCAGCAAACGGCTCTCTACCTGAAAGAACAAATCTTCAAACTGCCCGGTGTAATGCGATTGGCGCAGCTCTTCCATTTCGATTCCACACAGTGCACCAGCAATTCTTTTGGCCTCATCGTCTGTGAGCAATTCTTGTTCACGAAGCATGATCAAATGTGCCTTGTTGATCGCCATCATCGGATGCAGCAAATGGTGCTTTGCTTCATTAAATGCAGGCTCCAAAACCGCCTCCACGTATGTCTTGCCAGGGAAACTGGCTCCCTCCTGTTGAAAAATTCGCTCTCTGTAATTCATCTTTCTTGCATCTCCTTCCTACCCATTCGTAAGCTGCTTCTATTTTTGCGTCTGATTTTCTTTTAGGAGGGAGGCGACCGCCGAACGATCGCCTTCCCTTCTACTATGATTACTGCTGTGGGCTGATCATGTTGACAAACAATCGGATCGCACCCGGTACGAGTGACGGAATTTCGCGATACCACACAAGCGAGCTGTAGGTATATGTTCCTT
The window above is part of the Brevibacillus brevis NBRC 100599 genome. Proteins encoded here:
- a CDS encoding N-acetylglucosamine kinase, encoding MAVVRIPLLAVDGGGTKCLAVLVDRSRKEIGAGRSGSCNYQGIGEEAAARELVAAISQALADAVTRQTVAPLMNGTPTPDGPIEWEIECAVFGIAGLDTEYDRQVISRMVSKVLHQLGIRVQQLIVENDGFAALLGATGGSPGILVIAGTGSIAFGVNDEQETARAGGWGHRVGDEGSGYWIGKQAIMAVLKAADGRGEPTALKELLLPHVGLGRVDELFNWTYSEHYSVEKVGELSPLVSQAALAGDKVAVAILQVAGEELFNAARAVIDTLQMKAKPFQMIMQGGVLQNDDRVREIVVEHVREYASQVVIENAQNDPIYGVIAKGLAYLERQSGGE
- the argH gene encoding argininosuccinate lyase → MNYRERIFQQEGASFPGKTYVEAVLEPAFNEAKHHLLHPMMAINKAHLIMLREQELLTDDEAKRIAGALCGIEMEELRQSHYTGQFEDLFFQVESRLLELAPDVAGNLHLARSRNDMGITIYRMVLREKLLVTLTSALYLKEHLLLFANEHVDTIMIGYTHTQQAQPTTMAHYIMAATDMLSRDIKRLIQAYHTVNRSPMGAAALTTSGFAISRERMRELLGFDELVENSYDAVCGADYLGEVATAVQLAAINLGRTVQDMLLWCTQEFAGLKVASPYVQISSIMPQKRNPVSFEHMRSLLSSAAGNATTVLTMMHNTPFGDIVDTEDDMQPYAWRSMGVLEQMYRLMASVVGTMEVNKDVLLERAKGSFATVTELADTLVRTDQLSFRKSHHIVSRVVKEAMSEQLAANQISLELVNRAAIEVIGRELSLTAEELRLALDPVHFVMIRKLPGGPNPEEMKRMIAVRQAVLQQETEWLTQKKQANANVMKGLDQMTAEWSVG